The proteins below come from a single Chryseobacterium bernardetii genomic window:
- a CDS encoding lysophospholipid acyltransferase family protein, with product MSLISKNDLIKASGLSKIGFLKNPIASAVMSIAKINEVNKLYDKLKDKEGKDFFDSFVRERNLSYVAFEEDLAKIPKTGPFVLVSNHPLGAIDGILMCKILSEVRPDFKVMGNFLLEKIKPMEPYVIAVNPFENRKEAYSSASGMRETLKHLQNGGCVGIFPAGEVSNKNNPYGEILDKEWEKTALKLIRMAKVPVVPMYFHAKNSRLFYQVAKLHPSLQTLMLPAEMMNDREKPIRIRIGKPISVKAMDEMETIEELGEFLKRKVYMMKSYYEKRKSLAQSINLQNLSVKFPLLKEENIVQNIIDETPVEDIMKDVDKLRGTDKMLFSNGNYEIYFTTYEEIPSIMREIGRQRELTFRAVGEGSNLPFDLDEYDKHYHHLFLWDNAEKKLAGAYRMALGREVMKKYGIKGFYTSSLFEFEQDIHPFFKKVIEMGRAYICQEYQQKPLPLFLLWRGIVHVCLRNPDHKFLMGGVSISNKFSEFSKSLMIEFMRSNYFDSAVAQYITPRNEYKVKLRDRDKNIFFEEMESDLNKLDKIIDDLEPELRLPVLIKKYIKQNAKVIAFNVDPNFNDAIDGLMYIRISDLPESTIKPVLEEMSDQIRKEQENNPTDNQ from the coding sequence ATGAGTTTAATTTCGAAAAACGATCTGATCAAAGCTTCCGGCTTAAGTAAAATTGGGTTCCTAAAGAACCCGATAGCATCTGCTGTGATGAGCATTGCTAAAATAAATGAAGTAAATAAATTATACGACAAATTAAAAGATAAGGAAGGCAAAGACTTTTTCGACTCATTTGTAAGAGAAAGAAACCTAAGCTATGTAGCTTTTGAAGAAGATCTGGCAAAAATTCCAAAGACAGGGCCGTTTGTTCTGGTTTCCAATCATCCACTGGGTGCTATTGATGGAATTCTGATGTGCAAGATCTTATCAGAGGTTCGTCCGGATTTTAAGGTAATGGGAAATTTCCTTTTGGAAAAGATCAAGCCTATGGAACCGTACGTAATCGCTGTAAACCCTTTTGAAAACAGAAAAGAAGCTTACAGCAGTGCTTCAGGAATGCGTGAAACCCTCAAGCATTTACAGAATGGGGGCTGTGTAGGTATTTTCCCTGCAGGAGAAGTTTCTAACAAGAACAATCCTTATGGGGAAATTTTAGATAAGGAATGGGAAAAAACGGCACTTAAGCTAATCAGAATGGCTAAAGTGCCTGTTGTTCCTATGTATTTCCATGCCAAGAACAGCCGTCTTTTTTATCAGGTAGCAAAGCTTCACCCAAGCTTACAGACGCTTATGCTCCCTGCAGAAATGATGAATGATAGAGAAAAACCTATCAGGATCAGGATTGGGAAACCAATTTCTGTAAAAGCAATGGATGAGATGGAAACTATTGAAGAACTGGGAGAATTTCTGAAACGTAAGGTTTATATGATGAAATCTTACTATGAAAAAAGAAAATCCCTGGCCCAAAGCATTAATCTTCAGAATCTTTCTGTTAAATTTCCTTTATTGAAAGAGGAAAATATTGTTCAGAACATCATTGATGAAACTCCTGTTGAAGACATTATGAAAGATGTTGATAAACTTAGGGGAACTGACAAGATGTTGTTCAGCAACGGAAATTATGAAATCTACTTTACTACTTATGAGGAAATTCCTTCTATTATGAGGGAAATCGGACGTCAGCGAGAGCTAACCTTCCGTGCAGTGGGGGAAGGAAGTAATCTTCCGTTTGACCTTGATGAGTATGATAAGCATTATCATCACCTGTTCCTTTGGGATAATGCAGAGAAGAAACTCGCCGGAGCCTACAGAATGGCATTGGGTAGAGAGGTAATGAAGAAATATGGTATCAAAGGCTTTTATACGAGTTCTTTATTTGAGTTTGAACAGGACATCCACCCTTTCTTTAAGAAAGTGATTGAAATGGGCCGTGCTTACATCTGCCAGGAATATCAGCAGAAGCCTCTTCCTCTTTTCCTTTTATGGAGAGGAATTGTGCATGTTTGCCTGAGAAATCCTGATCATAAATTCCTGATGGGAGGAGTAAGTATTTCTAATAAGTTCTCTGAGTTTTCCAAATCTCTGATGATCGAGTTTATGCGCTCCAATTATTTTGATTCTGCAGTAGCTCAGTATATTACTCCGAGAAATGAGTATAAGGTAAAACTTCGTGACCGTGATAAAAATATCTTCTTTGAGGAAATGGAGTCTGACCTTAACAAGCTGGATAAAATTATTGATGACCTTGAACCTGAATTGAGATTACCGGTCCTGATCAAAAAATACATCAAACAAAATGCTAAAGTGATTGCTTTTAATGTAGATCCAAACTTCAATGATGCAATTGATGGATTGATGTATATCAGAATCAGTGATCTTCCTGAAAGTACGATTAAACCTGTATTGGAAGAGATGAGTGACCAAATCAGAAAAGAGCAGGAAAATAATCCAACTGATAATCAATAG
- a CDS encoding o-succinylbenzoate synthase yields MKASYFKYLLEFKRPSGTSRGVLLDKETFILEISENERKGTGECAIFRGLSFDDRPDYEEKLNWLCGNINENPDLLKEELKDFPSLWFGYEQAIQNLKFGGNLYFPSEFTEGKSAITINGLIWMGDVGYMEEQIRDKLEKGFHCIKLKIGVDWKSEHIILQKLREKFSKEQLELRVDANGGFSKEEAVAVLQQLADLHIHSIEQPIKAGNWNDMAELCAYTPTPIALDEELIGITDPQEKKQLLETIRPQYIILKPALVGGFSGSDEWISLAESQNIGWWITSALESNIGLNAIAQYTFTKKSPMPQGLGTGALFTNNFESSLDLRNELLWFKI; encoded by the coding sequence ATGAAAGCATCCTACTTTAAATATTTATTAGAATTCAAACGCCCGAGTGGAACATCTCGCGGCGTTTTGCTTGATAAGGAGACCTTTATCCTTGAAATTTCAGAGAATGAAAGGAAAGGAACAGGCGAGTGTGCTATCTTCAGAGGACTGAGTTTTGATGACAGGCCGGATTACGAAGAAAAGTTAAACTGGCTTTGTGGGAATATTAATGAAAACCCAGACTTACTGAAAGAAGAATTAAAAGATTTTCCATCCCTATGGTTTGGATATGAACAGGCTATTCAAAACCTGAAGTTTGGAGGAAATCTTTATTTTCCAAGTGAGTTCACCGAAGGAAAATCAGCTATTACCATTAACGGACTGATCTGGATGGGAGATGTTGGGTATATGGAAGAACAGATCCGGGACAAACTGGAAAAAGGATTTCACTGTATTAAGTTAAAAATAGGGGTTGATTGGAAATCTGAACATATTATTCTTCAGAAGCTGAGAGAAAAATTTTCAAAAGAACAACTTGAGCTTCGTGTGGATGCCAACGGTGGGTTCAGTAAAGAAGAAGCTGTTGCCGTTCTGCAGCAGCTGGCAGATTTACATATCCATTCCATAGAACAGCCTATTAAAGCTGGAAACTGGAATGATATGGCAGAATTGTGTGCTTATACTCCTACGCCCATTGCTTTGGACGAAGAATTGATAGGGATTACAGATCCTCAGGAGAAAAAACAGCTTTTAGAAACCATACGGCCACAATATATTATTTTGAAACCGGCTCTGGTAGGAGGATTTTCCGGTTCTGATGAGTGGATTTCTCTGGCAGAATCACAAAATATTGGCTGGTGGATTACTTCAGCATTAGAAAGTAATATCGGATTAAATGCTATTGCGCAATATACCTTCACAAAAAAAAGTCCAATGCCACAAGGTTTAGGCACTGGA
- a CDS encoding aspartate kinase — MKIFKFGGASVKDADSVKNVSMVLKSQGFAKCLLVISAMGKTTNELEKVVELYFNKDNYQTEIEKIKRKHIEIAEGLFPENHAVFAEINLFFDDIDSFLRRNKSPNYNFVYDQVVSCGEMISTKIVSEYLNEIQFTNQWLDARDYIKTDNSYREGVVDWAKTEEFISHLNPEICYVTQGFIGSDDNNFTVTLGREGSDYSAAIFAYCLNAEAMTIWKDVPGVMTGDPRKFSDVSLLSNISYEEAIEMAYYGASVIHPKTLQPLQQKNIPFYVKSFVDPTKEGTKVGASNKNQQEESYILKENQALLKISTRDFSFIAEDHMSLIFGYLSKYKIKVSLMQNSAISLALCLEDKFNHLEELNEELQKIFKTEAIKNVSLFTVRNAKMDHIDRFYHEKNVLLEQISNNTLQMVTQ, encoded by the coding sequence ATGAAAATTTTCAAGTTTGGTGGCGCGTCTGTAAAAGACGCCGACAGTGTGAAAAATGTGTCCATGGTTCTAAAAAGCCAGGGATTTGCCAAATGTTTGCTGGTGATTTCAGCAATGGGCAAAACGACCAATGAGTTGGAAAAAGTTGTAGAACTTTATTTCAATAAGGACAACTATCAAACTGAGATTGAAAAGATAAAACGAAAACACATTGAGATTGCGGAGGGTCTTTTTCCTGAAAATCATGCGGTTTTTGCTGAAATCAATCTCTTCTTTGACGATATTGATTCTTTCTTAAGAAGAAATAAGTCTCCTAATTACAACTTCGTATATGACCAGGTAGTAAGCTGTGGAGAAATGATTTCAACCAAAATTGTAAGTGAATACCTGAATGAGATCCAATTTACCAATCAATGGCTGGATGCCAGAGATTACATTAAAACAGATAATTCTTATAGAGAAGGAGTTGTAGACTGGGCAAAAACTGAAGAGTTCATTTCTCATTTAAATCCTGAAATATGCTATGTAACACAGGGCTTTATTGGTTCAGATGACAATAACTTTACGGTAACTTTAGGAAGAGAGGGTTCAGACTACTCTGCTGCTATTTTTGCCTATTGCTTAAATGCTGAAGCGATGACAATCTGGAAGGATGTTCCGGGAGTAATGACGGGAGACCCAAGAAAATTCAGTGATGTATCTCTGCTTTCCAATATCTCTTATGAAGAGGCTATTGAAATGGCTTATTATGGAGCAAGTGTTATTCACCCGAAAACCTTGCAGCCATTGCAACAGAAAAATATTCCTTTTTATGTAAAATCTTTTGTAGATCCTACTAAGGAAGGAACTAAAGTAGGCGCTTCAAACAAGAATCAGCAGGAAGAATCTTATATCCTTAAAGAAAACCAGGCTCTTTTAAAGATTTCTACAAGAGACTTCTCTTTTATTGCGGAAGACCATATGAGCCTGATATTTGGATACTTATCTAAATATAAAATCAAGGTTTCCCTAATGCAGAATTCTGCCATTTCACTGGCTTTATGTCTGGAAGATAAATTTAATCACCTTGAAGAACTTAACGAAGAGCTTCAAAAAATTTTTAAAACCGAAGCAATTAAAAATGTATCTTTATTCACAGTAAGAAATGCGAAGATGGATCACATTGATAGATTTTACCATGAAAAAAATGTATTATTGGAACAAATTTCCAATAATACGCTTCAAATGGTAACACAATAA
- the fbp gene encoding class 1 fructose-bisphosphatase, whose product MSNQPLQTLGEFLIDKQDDFQYSTGEFSRLLSAIRLASKVVNREVNKAGIVDITGAAGNQNVQGEEQQKLDVIANEIFITALSQREVVCGIASEENDNFIDIKCGENGHLSKYVVLIDPLDGSSNIDVNVSVGTIFSIYRRVTEPGTPVQLEDFLQKGVNQIAAGYVIYGSSTMIVYTTGNGVNGFTLDPSLGTYYLSHPNMTFPKTGKIYSINEGNYIKFPQGVKNYLKYCQMEEGDRPYTSRYIGSLVADFHRNMLKGGIYIYPSYSQAPNGKLRLLYECNPMAFLAEQAGGKATDGFRRILEVEPTELHQRIPFFCGSIDMVEKAEEFMRIDSVK is encoded by the coding sequence ATGTCAAATCAGCCATTACAGACTTTAGGAGAGTTTCTTATCGATAAACAGGACGATTTTCAGTATTCAACAGGTGAATTTTCTCGTCTTCTAAGCGCAATAAGATTGGCTTCTAAAGTGGTTAACAGAGAAGTAAATAAAGCCGGAATTGTAGATATTACAGGTGCTGCAGGAAACCAAAATGTTCAAGGTGAGGAGCAGCAGAAACTGGATGTAATTGCCAATGAAATTTTTATTACAGCTTTGTCTCAAAGAGAGGTTGTTTGTGGTATTGCTTCTGAAGAAAATGATAATTTCATTGATATTAAATGCGGAGAAAACGGTCATTTAAGTAAATATGTTGTGCTGATTGATCCTTTGGATGGATCCTCAAACATTGATGTGAATGTTTCCGTTGGAACCATTTTTTCTATCTACAGAAGGGTTACTGAACCGGGAACACCTGTACAGCTTGAAGATTTCTTACAAAAAGGAGTGAATCAGATTGCAGCAGGATATGTTATCTATGGTTCTTCCACCATGATTGTTTATACAACAGGAAACGGAGTGAACGGATTTACATTGGATCCGTCTTTAGGAACATATTATCTTTCTCATCCTAATATGACTTTTCCAAAAACCGGTAAAATATATTCCATTAACGAAGGGAACTATATCAAATTCCCTCAGGGAGTAAAAAATTACCTTAAATATTGCCAGATGGAGGAAGGCGACCGTCCTTATACTTCCAGATACATTGGCTCCCTGGTAGCAGATTTCCACAGGAATATGCTGAAAGGCGGTATTTATATTTATCCGTCTTATTCTCAGGCTCCTAACGGTAAACTAAGATTGTTATATGAATGTAATCCAATGGCTTTCCTTGCAGAGCAGGCAGGCGGAAAAGCTACGGATGGTTTCAGAAGAATTCTGGAAGTGGAACCTACAGAACTTCACCAGAGAATCCCGTTTTTCTGCGGAAGCATTGATATGGTGGAAAAAGCAGAAGAGTTTATGCGTATTGACAGCGTAAAATAA